The proteins below are encoded in one region of Silene latifolia isolate original U9 population chromosome 2, ASM4854445v1, whole genome shotgun sequence:
- the LOC141634024 gene encoding F-box/FBD/LRR-repeat protein At5g22660-like — translation MAVGGNEPTRKRKSMRNMTWKTKRTRTNIREDRLSSLPDDILIEILSYLPLRLAMATGSLSWRWRYLWTNVTSIHIESNKLDYSRDIDSTFNNIITRITSPLIHSFSVELGDIRHMPRYVEYPKGDLNYSWLRQICDQNVRQLKITNTRNNISEVDVTRIHGYVKRGLPRNLYHDYLIQIRLTLPSYIFVTQSLVSIELDTKLKLQLPDDEDRINLPNLKKLHLCSTSINVESLEKLIKACPSLEELGFVHTYCVGPYGPVLRICRNGLTRLCYINFSHQNLQRLFIKNLPNKYRVVVNAPKLEYLAIRASKSAGFRFEEEPMMLCEAKIDLNVYKYYNIYNCVLTEDEIKSMTKFYGVFRKVTILTPDVFVLKNSWPSNMFCNATQLTLSITASCNINILLAMLELCPVLDALTLQIGDTDGMERAAEVPGHVSTLQRVLKTIKMEINCNTDDKTTKAVVELVEYLLSNSVDLKQFHVTVDSSSHRMESTEDAQIREMKLSKLLYQCPVLSEGCEVKFVGRFFKMSRKAGHKFLIANGKDSPIN, via the coding sequence ATGGCTGTCGGAGGCAATGAACCAACGAGGAAGAGGAAGAGTATGCGTAATATGACATGGAAGACGAAGCGGACGAGGACGAACATAAGGGAAGACAGGCTAAGTTCTCTCCCTGACGACATTCTTATTGAAATTCTCTCCTACCTTCCTCTTCGATTAGCCATGGCCACCGGGTCTCTATCGTGGCGATGGCGTTATCTTTGGACTAACGTAACGTCGATCCATATAGAGAGCAATAAATTGGACTACTCGCGTGACATAGACTCCACTTTTAATAATATCATAACCCGAATTACCTCACCCTTAATCCACAGTTTCTCTGTCGAATTGGGAGACATACGGCATATGCCTCGGTACGTAGAATATCCAAAGGGTGATCTCAACTATTCTTGGCTCCGCCAAATTTGTGACCAGAATGTCCGTCAACTCAAGATAACAAATACTAGGAATAATATCAGTGAAGTCGATGTAACAAGAATACATGGCTATGTCAAACGAGGTCTGCCTAGGAATTTATATCATGATTATTTGATTCAAATTAGATTGACATTGCCAAGTTATATTTTCGTAACACAGTCGTTGGTGTCGATCGAGCTAGACACAAAGCTTAAGTTGCAGTTACCTGATGATGAGGACCGAATCAATCTTCCTAATCTAAAGAAGTTACACCTTTGTTCTACCAGTATTAATGTCGAGTCTCTAGAAAAACTAATTAAGGCTTGTCCGTCTCTCGAAGAATTGGGTTTTGTGCACACGTATTGTGTAGGTCCTTACGGCCCTGTCCTTAGAATCTGCCGAAATGGGTTGACTCGGCTTTGCTACATCAACTTTTCACATCAAAATTTACAACGATTGTTTATTAAAAACTTACCTAATAAGTACAGAGTTGTGGTTAATGCCCCAAAATTGGAGTATTTGGCTATTCGCGCTTCAAAATCAGCGGGATTTCGCTTTGAAGAAGAACCGATGATGTTATGTGAAGCAAAAATCGATCTTAatgtttataaatattataatatttataactgTGTCCTAACAGAGGATGAAATCAAGTCAATGACCAAATTTTACGGGGTGTTTCGTAAGGTTACTATCCTTACACCCGATGTTTTCGTACTAAAGAACTCATGGCCGTCAAATATGTTTTGTAATGCGACTCAGCTGACACTATCAATAACAGCGTCCTGCAACATTAATATTTTGTTGGCGATGCTAGAGTTGTGTCCTGTATTAGACGCTCTCACGCTACAAATTGGGGATACAGACGGTATGGAGAGGGCCGCTGAAGTGCCTGGCCATGTCAGCACGTTGCAACGAGTACTGAAGACGATAAAGATGGAAATCAACTGTAACACTGATGATAAAACCACGAAAGCTGTAGTAGAGTTGGTAGAGTACTTATTAAGCAATTCCGTTGATTTAAAGCAGTTCCATGTTACAGTAGATTCGAGTTCTCACAGAATGGAAAGTACAGAAGATGCACAAATCCGGGAAATGAAGCTATCCAAGCTACTATACCAGTGTCCAGTGCTTTCAGAAGGGTGTGAGGTCAAATTTGTAGGGAGATTTTTCAAGATGTCTCGAAAGGCCGGTCATAAATTTTTGATAGCAAACGGCAAAGATAGTCCTATCAACTGA
- the LOC141628421 gene encoding uncharacterized protein LOC141628421, which yields MADVLSLLQMYDDDDVSGPDRTTNCQRKRPIVDYGHDDIAMSPVPESMRGNVADSPQLSAHADVPRLDMVNNAVKDSDTQVQDGVDVSDEDRKDNDPLDAFLPPPPQEKCSDELQEKIKKFLAYKRQGKSFNVEVRNRKDYRNPNFLRHVVRYQDIDEIGSCFSKDVFDPHGYDESDFYDEHDY from the coding sequence ATGGCGGACGTATTAAGCCTACTCCAGATGTACGACGATGACGACGTTAGTGGACCTGATAGAACGACGAATTGTCAACGCAAACGACCAATTGTAGATTACGGTCATGATGATATTGCCATGTCTCCTGTTCCTGAGAGTATGCGAGGTAATGTAGCAGACTCTCCTCAATTGTCTGCACACGCTGATGTTCCACGTCTTGATATGGTCAATAATGCTGTGAAAGATTCTGACACTCAAGTTCAAGATGGTGTTGATGTCTCTGATGAAGACCGTAAAGATAATGATCCATTGGATGCTTTTCTGCCTCCACCACCACAAGAGAAGTGCTCAGATGAGTTGCAGGAGAAAATCAAGAAGTTCCTTGCATACAAACGGCAGGGGAAAAGCTTCAATGTGGAGGTGCGTAATAGAAAAGACTATCGGAATCCTAATTTTTTGCGCCATGTAGTGAGATATCAAGATATTGATGAGATTGGGTCTTGCTTCAGCAAAGATGTGTTTGACCCGCATGGATATGATGAAAGCGATTTCTATGATGAACATGACTACTAG
- the LOC141634033 gene encoding F-box/FBD/LRR-repeat protein At5g22660-like, with amino-acid sequence MAPNLLLMVIRSNESKRKRKRKRTKTIKREDRLSALPDDILIKILSCLPLQLAMATACLSSRWRDLWTKVTSIHIDTNKFDYSDDFDSTFSDIITRITSPFIHSFSVELGPVWHMSPYRNYINLDYSWLRQICDRNVRQLKVTNTRNISEVDVSKKYRIDILHPTMSKYNDYFIQPGLTLPSFIFVTQSLVSIELDSTTIKLQLPDDGDQINLPNLNKLHLCSTSMNSESLEKLIKACPSLEEFGFVYKYCQCPYNSVRSRLGRNRSTCLWYINFSHQNLQRLFIKNLPNNYRVVVNAPKLAYLAIHASKSAGFRFEEEPMMLSCEAKIHLADYTVYDCDLALTEDEIKSMTKFYGVFSNITIVSPEVFVLKNSWPSNMFCNATQLTISMDMPSNVNILWAILELCPVLDVLTLKMQDTEGMEIRDAEMPCQVGTWQRVLKKVKIEINCNSNGKTTKALVELVEYLLSNSVDLKQFHVTVDSSSRKMGSTKVAAIREMKLCQLLYQCPLLSEGCEVEFVGRFFKMSRKAGLNFLIANGKDSPIN; translated from the coding sequence ATGGCCCCTAACCTCCTATTAATGGTTATCAGAAGCAATGAAtcaaagaggaagaggaagaggaagaggacgaaGACGATCAAAAGGGAAGACAGGCTAAGTGCTCTCCCGGACGACATTCTTATCAAAATTCTCTCCTGCCTTCCTCTTCAATTAGCCATGGCCACCGCGTGTCTATCGTCACGATGGCGTGATCTCTGGACTAAAGTAACGTCGATCCATATAGACACCAATAAATTCGACTACTCGGATGATTTTGACTCTACTTTTAGTGATATCATAACCCGAATTACCTCACCCTTCATCCACAGTTTCTCTGTCGAATTGGGACCTGTGTGGCACATGTCTCCGTACAGAAATTATATTAATCTCGACTATTCTTGGCTTCGCCAAATTTGTGACCGGAATGTCCGTCAACTCAAGGTAACAAATACTAGGAATATCAGTGAAGTAGATGTATCAAAAAAATATCGGATTGACATACTACACCCGACTATGAGTAAATATAATGATTATTTCATTCAACCTGGATTGACATTGCCAAGTTTTATTTTCGTAACACAGTCGTTGGTGTCGATCGAGCTAGACTCAACAACGATTAAGTTGCAGTTGCCTGATGATGGGGACCAAATCAATCTTCCGAATCTAAACAAGTTACACCTTTGTTCGACCAGTATGAATTCCGAGTCTCTAGAAAAACTAATCAAGGCTTGTCCGTCTCTCGAAGAATTCGGTTTTGTGTACAAGTATTGTCAATGTCCTTACAACTCTGTCCGTAGTAGATTGGGCCGAAATAGGTCGACTTGCCTTTGGTACATCAACTTTTCACATCAAAATTTACAACGATTGTTTATTAAAAACTTACCTAACAACTATAGAGTTGTGGTTAATGCCCCAAAGTTGGCGTATTTGGCTATTCACGCTTCAAAATCAGCGGGATTTCGCTTTGAAGAGGAACCGATGATGTTATCGTGTGAAGCAAAAATCCATCTTGCTGATTATACTGTTTATGATTGTGATTTAGCCCTAACAGAGGATGAAATCAAGTCTATGACCAAATTTTATGGGGTATTTAGTAATATTACTATCGTTTCACCCGAAGTTTTCGTTCTAAAGAACTCATGGCCGTCAAATATGTTTTGTAATGCGACTCAGCTGACAATATCAATGGATATGCCTTCCAACGTCAACATTTTGTGGGCGATACTGGAGTTGTGTCCTGTATTAGACGTTCTCACGCTAAAAATGCAGGATACAGAAGGTATGGAGATCAGGGACGCTGAAATGCCTTGCCAGGTTGGCACGTGGCAACGAGTACTCAAGAAGGTAAAGATAGAAATCAACTGTAACAGTAATGGCAAAACCACGAAAGCTTTGGTAGAGTTGGTAGAGTACTTATTAAGCAATTCCGTTGATTTGAAGCAGTTCCATGTTACAGTAGATTCGAGTTCTCGCAAAATGGGAAGTACGAAAGTTGCAGCAATCCGGGAAATGAAGCTATGCCAACTACTCTACCAATGTCCACTGCTTTCAGAAGGGTGTGAGGTCGAATTTGTAGGGAGGTTTTTCAAGATGTCTCGAAAGGCTGGTCTAAATTTTTTGATAGCAAACGGCAAAGATAGTCCTATCAACTGA